A window of Bacillus sp. DX3.1 genomic DNA:
AAAAATAAGATGGAAATTACTCGATAAATCACAACATAGAATACAAAACCGTATCCCGCACCTATACTAACCACTGAAAGAAGTGATAAAAAAATAGAAGCTTTCGGTTCAGGTTTTGGTTTTTCTTCTGCTTGTATAAGTTCTACAAGCTCCGTCACTTTAATCATTTTAAAAGTAAACAATGAAACGATTAGAAACAAAATCAGAAATGCTATAACTGTTAATAACACTGCTTGAAACGGGATATAAAAAGGCAAGCCATCATTAATCGCTAATACGCTCGCACTAATCAGCAATACTAATTTTGCAAAGATAAGACCTATAATAATTCCTGTAAAGATAGAAGCAATGCCAATTAACATATTTTCAATAAGCACTAATTTCTTCAACTGTTTCATCGACATTCCTTGCATCATTAAAATACCAAATTCTTTTTTACGTGTTTTTAAAAATGAGCTTACAGAGTATAAAATAAAGAAAAATGAAAAGATAAAAATTAACCCTTGTGATATTCGTAATCCTAGCGTTCCAAATTCACTCATCGTCTTACTAGTTGACTCTAGCTCACCCACTAAATCAGGATGAAACAGTAAAAGCGCATAAGTGAAAAAAATCATAATAGAGAACGTACTACTTAGAAAATGCGCAGCGTATGTTCGTTTGTTGCGGAAAATATTATTAAATGCGAATTGACGAAAAGTCATGCCTTTTCCCTCCTAACAGCGAGAGCACATCCATAATCTTTTGATAAAAAGTTTCTCTACTATCACCACGATAGATTTCATTATATAACTGGCCATCTTTAATAAAAATGACACGATTACAGTAACTTGCTGCATACGGATCATGTGTCACGAGCATGATTGTTGTTCGCTCTTCCTTATTAAGCACCGCTAACATTTCCATCACATCGTTTGAAGATTTAGAGTCCAGGTTCCCGGTTGGCTCATCTGCTAGTACGAGTTGCGGCTTATGAATAATCGCACGCGCAATCGCTGTACGCTGTGCTTGTCCCCCTGATATTTCGAATGTTCTTTTACTTAATATATCGGTTATACCTAGCTTTTCCGCTACTTCTTCCACTCGTTTATTCATTTCTTTTACAGGAACTCCATCTAATGTCATTGGTAACACAATATTTTCTTTCACTGTAAGCGAGCTTAGAAGGTTAAAGGATTGAAAAACAAAACCTAATTGCTGACGGCGAAATAACGCTAGTTTTTCAGGTGATAACTGAAAAGGATTTGTACTATTTATTAAAATTTCACCTGACGTTGGTGAATCTATGGTAGATACCATATTTAACAGCGTTGTTTTTCCGCTACCTGACGGACCCATAATACCAACGAATTCGCCTTCTTGAATAGATAAATCAATATCGGTAAGAGCTTTATAAGGAACTTTTCCTTTATATACTTTACTAATACCTTTCGCATGTAATATTTCCATGTCCATTCTCCCTTCATGTATACTCCTTACTATGAAGTGTAAAGTAGTTTTCTTACATCTCATATTGAATCGTCTTTCATTTCCCTTACAACTTTGTAAGATTTCTGAAAAAAGCCGATGAAATGTATTGTTTCATCGGCCTTTCTTATGAGATATGAAAAATAATCCGCACGAGTGTTCCTTTATCTACTTCAGATTGCAATTCAATTCCATGTCCTAAGTGTTTTACAATTTCGTATGCAAGATATAATCCCATCCCAGTAGATTCTTTAAAGTCTCTACCATTTTCACCAGTAAAAAACGGTTGAAAGACACGTGGTACATCCTGTTTCGGGATACCAACGCCATAATCTCTCACTTCTAAAATAATTGCTTTCTCTTCTTCATAAGCTGTAATTATGATTTTTTCTCTACTACCTGCAGAATACTTAATCGCATTAGATATAAGTTGACCAACTAAAAATTGGAGCCACTTCGCATCACTTTCTACTACAATCTCTTTATTAATTTTAACTTCAGGATATACAAAGTTACGGATAAAAAAGCGTTTATGATCAAGCACAGCTTCGTTTACTAATTTATGTAGTTGTACTCTTTCTACATAAAAATCTTGTGTAAATGTTTCTAAACGCGCTACATATAAAGCCATTTCTAACCCTTTTTTTAGTTTATCTGCCTCTTCGCTAATACTTTCAAAACGAGGATCTACTTCGTCTTGTGTAATCAATTCAATAACGGATAGAGGTGTTTTCATTTGATGAACCCATTGATTCATGAAAGTTAAGTGTTCATCATTTTTTCGCTCCTGTAATTGCAATTGCGTTTGATAGTGATGATATTGCACTTCTAATAAATCGTGCAGAGCTGTTGATAAAGCCGCAAAATCTGATTTCTGTACAGATTCATCTAAAGACTGCATCGGGTTTGATAACCGCTCATAAAAAGAGCGATGGGTAAAATAACGATAGAATAAATACGTAATAAAAAAACATATTCCGAGAAACATAGCGTAAAGTGCCGTTGCGACATGATGATACCCATCAAACCAATATACAAGGAAAATCGCCGTTAACTGTAAAACTGTAAAACAAATAAGTGGAAGATGATCACGCAAAAATAACTTCATCATTTCTTCTCACCCTGATCCCATGTAATATGGATACGATAGCCAACGCTGCGAATTGTTTCAATCGCTTTTGTAATACCTAATGCTTGTAATTTTTTGCGTACACGAGTTGTATTGACACTTAACGTATTATCATCGACATAAGACTCACTATCCCATAGTTTATTTAACAATACTTCTCTACTTACAACACGTGGATAATTTTTCAGAAGCACCTCTAGTAAGATTGCTTCATTTCTTGTAATATCGACTTCTTGACCATGTAATTGAAGCACAAGTCTTTCGGGGTATAAGTTAAGCCCATGCTGTTCAATCATGCGCTCTTCTATTTTAGGAGCGTAGTCTCCATATGCTCGCCTTAGTTGGCTCCGGATTTTCGCCATCACAACTTCATAATGAAACGGTTTTGGTATATAATCGTCCCCACCGTTCTCTAAAGCCATAACTTGATCCATCGTCCCTTCACGTGCCGAAATAAATAAAATTGGACATGTAGAAACAGCTCGAATCTGCCTACACCAATAATATCCATCAAAACTTGGTAGATTAATATCCAATAACACTAAGCTTGGTTGTTCTTCTAAAAAAGTATCGAATACGCGCTCAAAATCAGAAACAGCAACGCTTTGATACCCATATTTTTGAACGTATGATGATAATAATTCCGCAATTTTCGAATCATCTTCCACGATCATAATCTTTACCATTTTATAGCCCCTTTTATTTAAAAATTCTCATCAACAACTATGCAACACTTATACTACCATATTTTTCAATAGTTCACATATCATAGAAAAGAGATGCTTTTTTTAGTAAAAAGCATCTCTTTAGGTTCAAACTCATATACCAGTAAGATTATTTAATCAGTGGAGGTTTTCTTCATCCCCCACTGATTATTAGTCCTGACCAATCGGGGTTTTACTGCCCGTTAATGTGGGATAAAATCGTACTTGTAAAAGCACTACGCTACCTTTTCAACATAAGATTAACTATAATACACCTCTAGAAAGGCGGAACAGATATGGCACTCATTCCTTATAACGAAAGTGACGTCGATGTGTTAGCACGTTTAATTCGTGCCGAGGCTGAAGGTGAAGGTAGACAAGGCGAACAACTTGTCGGTTGTGTGGTAGTGAACCGTGTTTTTTGTGACTGCTTAGATTTCAAACAATTACGTACCGTGCGCGATGCGGTATATCAAAGTCCAGGGGGATTTGAAGCTGTTCAATACGGATATTTTTATCAACGTGCTCGTGAATCAGAAAAAGAAATTGCAAGGCGTGTATTACAAGGAGAATGGTTCTTGTCCGAGTGAGTGGTATAACCAACCTTTCGTCGGACAATATAAGAGCCATTGTTTTTACGAGCCAACTGGGGATGAATGTCCGAAGTTGTATACAAGGTAATAAAAATGTTTTCTCCATAACATCCCTTCCATTCACTTGTATGTAACAAACGTCTATTTTTATGTAATAATAAATAGATGTAAATCTTTCGCATTTGGACTGGAAATACTTTTCCTTTAAACTGAATTCAAATTTGTAAAACTACTCACCATTTCGCTGTGCTTAAAGTGGTGAGTAGTCCACAGACATCAATTGTCGTATATTTTTAAAAATATGGACAATCTATTCGATCAAGAGTATTCCACACTTTTTGTTCCAAAATTTGAGAAGGTCCTTTCTCAATAGGTTTGAATTCTTTTAAAGGATTTACTTCAATTTTTAGTAAAGAAGCTGCTTCAACATGTAAGGAAAAAACATGGTTGTTCGGCAAAACTTTAGCGACATCTATGTCTCCCACTTGTTTATACAATTGTTGAACTCCATACAAAAAGAGCTTTGTTATATCTGATTGGTTATTAATCCAGGAAATGAGTTCAGGAGAAACACATTTGTTTAAATTAATCTTTATCCTATCACCACGCTTATACCGTTTACGTCGCATACTTACACCAACTAACTAATTGTTAAATTCGTAAATCCTAGTTCTTTTTGCTTATGCTCTCTATATCGAGGAGAACATGTATAAACTAATAAACCACGCGCATTTGTAAATAATGGATCATCTAAAAACTTTACATTTTTTAAACGACCTTTTTGCTTTAATATAAGTTGCAGGCTATTTTTTAGCATAACTGCTCCTCCACCATATATAAATACGTAAGGATCATCCTTCATATCATCAATTTTATTTATAATATCTGTAGCGACTCGCGCAGCTAAACCTAGAAGAGCTTGTTGCGATTCTTCTACTAGCATATCATGTCGTGGATGCTTCGGATTCAAATAAATTTCATTAAATTCCGTAATACTATCTATCGTTTTAGTCGGATTTTTTCGGTTCCATCTTGTAATGATTTGTAATAACGGTTCTTTTACCCCGTATGATAAACCTTTACTTAATTGCGGCTTAAAATTAATTCCATATGAAACAACTTCTTCCGTTGTACCCGCACCTATATCAAAAGATAATAATGTTTTTTCAACAAAATCAATTTCAGTAACTTTATCTTTTGCATCTTCTACTTTATGTTTAACCGCATTACCATCTTCGTCATATACAATTCCCCACGTACCAGATGCTCCCTCCGGCAAGCATTTACAAAACTCCACTGTAATATTAACTGTTACATCTCTGCCGTTTGGATAATGAAAAATGACTTTATGACTTCCCATATAACGCTTCGCATTTTCTCCTGCTATTTCTGGTGTGATAATCTGCATTGGAAGTGCTACTGATAAATCGTATCGAATATTGATATGATTCGAATTTGGATTATGTCGCATAGCACCAACAGCCAATCCAGATAAAATTGTAAGAACCATGAGTTCATCCGTAGATTTGTTGGATTTCTTCTCTATTTCTGTCCCTTTTAACTGATCATGAATTACCTTCTCACCTACAATATAACGGATGTTATTTAACATTAATGATGGGGAACTGATTGTTACATCAATGTTTTTTTCTAATTCAGAAATTGAAACATCTTCTTCATCTAATAATCCTGTTGATTCCCCAATATATAGTGAATAAATACTTGGAATATAAATAGGTTTTTGCCCTTTAACCATTAATTTTAATCCATTATTCCCAGCGTCTGCACCAGCTTTTAAAATTACGGACATATTTACCCCCCTAAATTTATCTGGCATTCGTTCCAAATATATGCGAATCATAACCTGAAAATTCAATGCAGCATAAAATCCTTTTAGTAAATGATACGTTAGATGCAGTAGAAAAATAACAATATATACGTACTAACATGAATTATTTATCCTTTTGTAAAATATGTTTGACATAAACTTAGGTGATACATACAACGTACATCCTATAGAAAATACAAAAGCATATAATAGTTCTGGATCATCTTTACTCTTAAAACGTTTAATGGGATTAGTGCAACAGACGTATATGATAAGTATGATCAAGAAATACCGTCTATACTAAAGACACTCAAATGAGTGTCTTTAGTGCGTAAAAAAATTTACCGTACAGTGCGAACTTAAGAAGAGAATGCTTTGTATGATTACCTTAATACTAGTACAATAATCATTTTTTTTTACTACCAATAATGAGGTATTAAGTAAACTAGATATGAATACTATCGCTTTAAAACATAGGATATAGACTGGTAAACAAGCCATTTTTATTTTTAAACATAGAATATGATGAACCCTACTATTGAGAGGAGGTAACTATTTTTATGAGATGTAGTTGTCATTCAAGACATCGTCGAGATTGTGGAGATTTTTGGGACCATTTAATGTTTGGAAGAAGGATACGCAGACACAGAGATTGTGATGTATGTCGTCGTAGACATAAACATGATTGTGACTGCTGTCGAGATTGGTAAATTTCTTTGAACGAGTGTTTTGAAGAAAAGCACTCCATACTCAATGAAATGAAAGAGGTATTAACAGTATACTTTTTCGTACATCACTATCTGTATTTTTGTATTTTTTTGTTCCTATAAGATCTCTTATTGACCTCATTTACTTCCACGATAACAAAATAAAGATATTGATTTATACGAAAAGTCTTTCTGTTATAAAAAGCACGATTTCTCTATAATTTAAAGAGAGCAATCGTGCTTTGCTAATTTAGGCCTTTAGTTGAGTAAGAAAAAGAACAATTTACAGTTTCAGAATTGCTTACTTCTCCTAAAAATATGCTTTCTTGCATTGCTCATCTTTGTTACATCAATCTCTCATTGCCTGCGCCATTGTATTGAGCTTATTGATTGTTCTCCAGTTACGTAATGTTGCCGGGACATTCAACTTTTGGAGATGAGCCGCTAACTTGGAATTCCGGATACTTTGACGGAAAAAGAGGTATACCTCTTTACCTTCAATACGACACTCTTCCACTTCACTCCTAAAGCTAAGTACATGGTTAATTCCTTCTTGGGAAGGCGCTTCAGCTAAAAAAGATATGTGCAAGCTCTCTCCTTCCAACAATGCATCTGTCTGGAATGGACAATTCCTAATAATCTGTTCCAGTTCCATTTCTGTTCTTAGAATAACAGGAACTGTAAAACCGAAAACCCTGCTAATCTCATGCTCTATTCTTTGGCTCAACAAGTCTGCTGACTCTTCTGATTCAAACAAGACATTCCCACTTTGAATATATGTTTGTACACTTCCTAAGCCCATCGTTTCAAATACATTTCTCAATTCCGCCATTTTAATTAATTTATGTCCTCCTACGTTGATACCTCGTAATAACGCAATATAAATAGTCATTTTTGCACCTCTCTTATTCGAATGAAATGGATTTTTATTTTTTGTTGCGTAAATCTCAGTAAATGCTATACATGCATACTTAATTTTACTATTTTTCACCATTCAACTAAACTGCCCCTGTCTTGGAAAAATATCATTAGCAACACATTGAAAAATGAAGGGAGTTCTTCAACTAATAGGTGGTAATAGTACAATAAAGAAAATCAAAAGGGCGGCACATATTGTACATGACCACTATGTGCCGCCTTTTATTTTAAAAATTTTTTTGAATTTAGGTCTTGATAATAAAACAATCCACACCTGAATAAACTACCCCTTTATTTTTTTCAAAGGTAAATATAAAACAAGTTGGCTACCAATTGGTCCCATTCTCCGTTGTCCTCTATCTTCAAATCCCACTTTTAAATATAATTTTTGAGCAGGAATATTTCTCTCATTCACCGCTAATACAATTTCATTTTTGTCTGGAAAATACGATGCTACAAAATTATGTAGTAATGCTAATCCTCGTTTAGCATATCCTTTTCCTTGTTCATCGTGATTGATGGAAAAAGCAACTAAGAGTAAAGCATTCCCATTATCTGTGTACTCGTCCACCCTTTCACCACATTGTAGTGCAAAAATCCCTACAGGTTTATCATTTGCTAAAATTACAACAACATTGCGAGTAGAATCTTCTTTTGCTTTTTCTAGTAACTCACTTGGGTTTGCTGTAAATTGTACTTGTTCACTAGGTAAAGTAAATGCTTGTATCATTTCTTTATATTTTTCCTCGTAAGGAACTAATTGAAGGTTTTCCATATGTGATTTCATTTTCATTTCCCCATTTCTTCTCGTTATGACGCTAAACCTCTCTGTGTTTTAGAGCGCACTTTTCCTTCTAAAAAGGTAATCTCGGCAAATGATTACGGGACATTGCCTTTCCAAGAAAAAAATTGTTGATAATTAGCTGCATTTTTCTCTCCTTGTTCTGTTAGTAAGTCTCTTTCACACCCCACCAGTTCTTTGACTTCGTTATATGTCATTCCCTCATTTATTTGAGAAAACAATTTTATATTAATTGGGATTGTCCCCTTTTTTTCCATTACAGTTGACGAAGTTGCTGTTTGTTTCTTTGCTTCTTTCTTCTGATCACAAGCTGTCATGCCAATTAGTAAGCTCATACTCAAACAACAAACGCTGAGAAATTCATTATTTTTCATAATTGAAACGTCCCTCCCCAAGTATAATTAAACCATATATTCCCTTTTGGATAAACTGAATATTTATAATAAAAAAACATCCCGTGCTATGCAACACGGGATGTTTTTTATCTTTGAAGGTGCTTATTTGATTGATCCTCTTGCTCTTTTTTCAATTCATTCTCTTCACCTTTAGGCAGTTGTTTATCATTTTCTTTTACTGGATTTGTTTCTTTATTTTCGATCATGTCATTCGGCACTTGTGGCACCACACGTCCAACAATTGCCGCAAGCTCATCGAGAATACCTTCACCTGTTTTTCCATTTCTAATTTGTTTTCCCATCTGATTTAACCGTTCATACGTATCAACGTCAGCCACAACAACTGCATTGGCACCATTTGGATCGTGTTTTAAACTTTCCGCGACAGAATACTTAATAGAATCTACACGAGTACGATCCAGTTTTGCTTTTACATCAATGCCTACAACTGCATATTTACCTACCACTACTGCCGTCGCATCTCTTACACCTGGTATTCTAGAAGCGATATCAGCTAAATGGTCAGCAAGTTTTTCATTCGGTTTCGTTTTTTCATTTGTGTAACCGACATTTTTCATGGAAACATTTTTTTGCTGCGCGTTTTCCGTATCATTATCTTTTTTACCTACGCTACAACCTGTCATCACCAAGCAAAGCATTACCATGTATATAAGAAATTTCATCATTCTCACCACTTTATCATTGTGTTTAATCATAAATTTTTTCTACCGATTGCATCTTTTTCACTTTTTCTTCTGTTCCATCATTTGCATTGATAAAGATTTGGTACGTATCTTTTCCTAATGTGCCAACAAATTCATAGCAAAGTACTTCTTTATGCAAATCATTTACAATAACTGCCTGACGCTCTTCCATCACTTTCACATCCCGATTAATTTTTGTTCTTGCGTCAGAGACAGACAATTTTGCCGCCGGGATCGTACGTTTTTGATGAGATGCTAAATATTCTTTTGCGGAAAAACCAACGATGGATCCATCATCTAAAGCAATTTTCATTTGGATCGCTTCAGGGTAAATACGCACGTTATTTTCATTTACAACATACGTAAATACACCGATGTTATCGTATTGCGAACTATCATATAGCTCCATATTGGTAAACTTATGTTCTTTTAAGAAAGCTAATCCTTTATTTCCTGCATCATTTAAACTAATTTTTTGTTCTTTAATTTCCCGATTATTCATAACCCAAATTGGATATCCGCCTTTTCCTGTAATATCCATGTAAAATTCATTTTTTGTTTCTGGATCTTGAATTGTTACACTATAGAAGGAGTCTTTTGCGCCTTTCCCACTCTTCTTAACTTCTATTTTTTCTTTCCCTTTTAAATTTAAAAAGGATTTAGCAATATTGGCTGCTTCATCTTTTGAAATTTGTTTTCCTGCTGCTTCAAATCCACCTTTTGTTTCTTTTTGTAAGCTTGTAAAGGTCGGACCAAAATCATTGGAAGCGTAGGACGTTACATTTTTCTCAACGGTTTTAAACCCATCAATAATGGTGTTATCTGCCGGATCACGATTTGATGCTAGCGCTAGCTCTACATCCATCCATCGTAAATTGTTTTTTAAAACAAGATGCTGTACTTTTCGAAGTTCATCTTGAATATTAGCTGCATTTGAATATAAGCTTTGCAACGATTTATATTCTTGATCATTTAATGGTTCTTTCTCTAAATCACGGATTGCAGCTCGATAACTAAAATCACCGATGTTCGCTAAAAATTCCTCTGTTTTATTGAACGGCAGTAATGTTAAAGGTAATTGACCAACATCAGAACGAGCCTCTGATGTTAAACGCCATACATCCGCTAGTGCTGGTGATAAAGACGTACGTGAATTCATCGCCAAAGTTGTTCCAATTTTATCATGTAGTAAATCTACTTCATATGTTAAATCGTGAAATGCACGCTGATAGCTATTTTCTGCTCGAATCAGCACCGCATTTTTTTCCTGATGCTCTTTATAGCCCCAATACCCTGTTCCAACTACACCAATTGTTAACAATACAATTACAAT
This region includes:
- a CDS encoding ABC transporter ATP-binding protein, with amino-acid sequence MEILHAKGISKVYKGKVPYKALTDIDLSIQEGEFVGIMGPSGSGKTTLLNMVSTIDSPTSGEILINSTNPFQLSPEKLALFRRQQLGFVFQSFNLLSSLTVKENIVLPMTLDGVPVKEMNKRVEEVAEKLGITDILSKRTFEISGGQAQRTAIARAIIHKPQLVLADEPTGNLDSKSSNDVMEMLAVLNKEERTTIMLVTHDPYAASYCNRVIFIKDGQLYNEIYRGDSRETFYQKIMDVLSLLGGKRHDFSSIRI
- a CDS encoding sensor histidine kinase gives rise to the protein MMKLFLRDHLPLICFTVLQLTAIFLVYWFDGYHHVATALYAMFLGICFFITYLFYRYFTHRSFYERLSNPMQSLDESVQKSDFAALSTALHDLLEVQYHHYQTQLQLQERKNDEHLTFMNQWVHQMKTPLSVIELITQDEVDPRFESISEEADKLKKGLEMALYVARLETFTQDFYVERVQLHKLVNEAVLDHKRFFIRNFVYPEVKINKEIVVESDAKWLQFLVGQLISNAIKYSAGSREKIIITAYEEEKAIILEVRDYGVGIPKQDVPRVFQPFFTGENGRDFKESTGMGLYLAYEIVKHLGHGIELQSEVDKGTLVRIIFHIS
- a CDS encoding response regulator transcription factor, whose product is MVKIMIVEDDSKIAELLSSYVQKYGYQSVAVSDFERVFDTFLEEQPSLVLLDINLPSFDGYYWCRQIRAVSTCPILFISAREGTMDQVMALENGGDDYIPKPFHYEVVMAKIRSQLRRAYGDYAPKIEERMIEQHGLNLYPERLVLQLHGQEVDITRNEAILLEVLLKNYPRVVSREVLLNKLWDSESYVDDNTLSVNTTRVRKKLQALGITKAIETIRSVGYRIHITWDQGEKK
- a CDS encoding ParM/StbA family protein; the protein is MSVILKAGADAGNNGLKLMVKGQKPIYIPSIYSLYIGESTGLLDEEDVSISELEKNIDVTISSPSLMLNNIRYIVGEKVIHDQLKGTEIEKKSNKSTDELMVLTILSGLAVGAMRHNPNSNHINIRYDLSVALPMQIITPEIAGENAKRYMGSHKVIFHYPNGRDVTVNITVEFCKCLPEGASGTWGIVYDEDGNAVKHKVEDAKDKVTEIDFVEKTLLSFDIGAGTTEEVVSYGINFKPQLSKGLSYGVKEPLLQIITRWNRKNPTKTIDSITEFNEIYLNPKHPRHDMLVEESQQALLGLAARVATDIINKIDDMKDDPYVFIYGGGAVMLKNSLQLILKQKGRLKNVKFLDDPLFTNARGLLVYTCSPRYREHKQKELGFTNLTIS
- a CDS encoding DUF1697 domain-containing protein; translation: MTIYIALLRGINVGGHKLIKMAELRNVFETMGLGSVQTYIQSGNVLFESEESADLLSQRIEHEISRVFGFTVPVILRTEMELEQIIRNCPFQTDALLEGESLHISFLAEAPSQEGINHVLSFRSEVEECRIEGKEVYLFFRQSIRNSKLAAHLQKLNVPATLRNWRTINKLNTMAQAMRD
- a CDS encoding GNAT family N-acetyltransferase, with protein sequence MKSHMENLQLVPYEEKYKEMIQAFTLPSEQVQFTANPSELLEKAKEDSTRNVVVILANDKPVGIFALQCGERVDEYTDNGNALLLVAFSINHDEQGKGYAKRGLALLHNFVASYFPDKNEIVLAVNERNIPAQKLYLKVGFEDRGQRRMGPIGSQLVLYLPLKKIKG
- a CDS encoding YhcN/YlaJ family sporulation lipoprotein, giving the protein MKFLIYMVMLCLVMTGCSVGKKDNDTENAQQKNVSMKNVGYTNEKTKPNEKLADHLADIASRIPGVRDATAVVVGKYAVVGIDVKAKLDRTRVDSIKYSVAESLKHDPNGANAVVVADVDTYERLNQMGKQIRNGKTGEGILDELAAIVGRVVPQVPNDMIENKETNPVKENDKQLPKGEENELKKEQEDQSNKHLQR
- the ypeB gene encoding germination protein YpeB; this translates as MLRGIVIVLLTIGVVGTGYWGYKEHQEKNAVLIRAENSYQRAFHDLTYEVDLLHDKIGTTLAMNSRTSLSPALADVWRLTSEARSDVGQLPLTLLPFNKTEEFLANIGDFSYRAAIRDLEKEPLNDQEYKSLQSLYSNAANIQDELRKVQHLVLKNNLRWMDVELALASNRDPADNTIIDGFKTVEKNVTSYASNDFGPTFTSLQKETKGGFEAAGKQISKDEAANIAKSFLNLKGKEKIEVKKSGKGAKDSFYSVTIQDPETKNEFYMDITGKGGYPIWVMNNREIKEQKISLNDAGNKGLAFLKEHKFTNMELYDSSQYDNIGVFTYVVNENNVRIYPEAIQMKIALDDGSIVGFSAKEYLASHQKRTIPAAKLSVSDARTKINRDVKVMEERQAVIVNDLHKEVLCYEFVGTLGKDTYQIFINANDGTEEKVKKMQSVEKIYD